From the Lathyrus oleraceus cultivar Zhongwan6 chromosome 3, CAAS_Psat_ZW6_1.0, whole genome shotgun sequence genome, the window ttgcctcccacgtagcgcttcgtttaacgtcggTTGGCTCGACGGTTGCTCATCTTATCAGACAAgatgaacaacatcaatttgGTCCACTACTTGCCCCATATTATAAGGCTTCAATCTCAGGCCATTCACTTTAAAAATGTCCCCGTTGGATGGATTTTTTATTTCAACTTCTCCATGGGGGTATACCTTGTGCACCACAAACGGACCCGACCATTTCGATTTCAGTTTTCCAGAGAAAAACTTCATCCTTGAATTAAACAATAGTACCATCTGTCCTTCCCAGAATTCCTTCCTTTGGATTCTTCTGTCATGCCATTTCTTCGCTTGATCTTTGTAGATCTTTGCACTTTCATATGCCCGGTTCCTAAATTCTTCCAACTCATGGAGTTGAAGGATTCGGGATTCTCCCACTTTCACAAGATCCAAGTTAAGGATTTTTGACGCCCACAAAGCTTTGTGTTCAAGTTCCAAGGGTAGGTGACATGCCTTACCATATACCAATTGATACGGGGACATACCAATCGGTGTTTTGAAAGCAGTACGATATGCCCAAAGCGCATCATCCAACTTACTCGCCCAAATCCTTGCGAGAAGCATTAACCGTCTTCTCTAGGATTTGTTTCAGCTGCCTATTTGACACTTCAACTTGACCACTTGTTTGCGGGTGGTATGGAATGGATATTCGATGtttcacattgtatttcaagaGTAGCTTCTCCATTAGGTGATTTAAGAAGTGAGTTCATTTATCACTTATTAGAGCTCTTGGCACTCCAAACATGACAAATATGTTTTCTTTCAAAAACTTGAccaccacttttgcatcatttgttgGTAGAGCGACTGTTTCTACCCACTTAGATACATAATCCACCACCACCAAAATGTAATTCTTTCCAAATGACGGTGGAAACGGTCCCATAAAATTAATAccccacacatcaaagagttcaacTTCCAGCATGGGGTTTTGcggcatctgatttcttttcgAAATGTTTCCCATCCTTTGGCACTTATCGAACTCTTTGATCACTTGTTGAGCATCTTTGAAAAGTGTCGGCCAGTATAAGCCTGACAGGAGGACTTTGGCAGCGGTTCtatcaccactaaagtgtccacCATAGTCAGAATCGTGACAAGCTTTCAGCATATCCCTCTGTTCTTCTTCTGGAACACATCTTCTGAACAACCCGTCTACTCCCTTCTTGTATAAGAATGGGTCGTCTCAcaaatagaacctgcaatcatgaacaaactttttcttaCGGTTAGAGTCAAATTCACTCGGGATCACCCCGCCTACTAGATAGTTCGCGTAGTCTGCGAACCAAGGCATTCCAATAACAGCAAGGATGTGTTCatcagcaaactcatcctttattggaCGCTTTTCCTCATTCTCCTCTATTGGGGACATCCGGGAGAGGTGATCTGCCACAGTATTTTCGCACCCTCTTTTGTCCCAGATTTCCACATCAAACTCTTGGAGGAGTAGGATCCATCACAACAGTCTTGGCTTAGAGtcctgcttagcaaacaaatacttcaaagcagcatggtcagtataaacaatgactctagaacccaacagaTATTGCCTGAATTTATCAAAGGCATAGACTACAGCTAATAACTCCTTTTCGGTAGTCGCGTAATTCATCTGTGCAGGGTTCaacacatgactagcataatatatGACATGCAACAGTTTATATTTACGTTGCCCAAGACCCGCTCCTACTGCAATGTCACTCGCATCACATATGATCTCAAAAGGTAGAGACCAATCAGGAGCAATGACAATAGGTGCCGTCAACAATTTATTTTTTATGGTTTCAAAAGCAACGACACACTCTTTATAAAAAATGAAAGCTTTGTCCTTAACCAACAGGGTAGTTAAGGGTTTATCTATCTTGGaaaaatctcttatgaacctgcggtagaaacctGCATGTCCTAAGAAACTTCTTATACCTTTTTCGTTCATAGGAGGCGGTAGCTTTTCTATTACCTCAATCTTGGCTTGGTCCACTTCTATCCCTTTGTGAGAGATTTTGTGACCCAAGACTACTCCTTCtcgcaccatgaagtgacacttctcgCAGTTGAGAATTAGATTGGTttgttggcatctttctaacacaagggaaaggttagttaaacaattatcaaaagaaaaaccaaataccgagaagtcatccatgaagacctccATATGCTTTTCTAGCATGTCTGCAAAAATGGAGGTCATGCATCCTTGAAATGTGGctggtgcattacataacccgaatggcattcttctgtaagcaaaaataccataggggcatgtaaaAGTTATCTTCTCTTTATCTTCTGGTGCAACCGCTATCTGATTGTATTAAGAGTATCcatcaaggaaacaatagtactcatgacctgccaacctttccaacatctgatcaatgaatggtaatGGAAAATGATCCTTTATGGTCGCCAGATTCAACCTCCTGTAGTCGATGCACACACGCAAACCCGTGACCGTCCTAGTAGGGAgtaactcatttttctcattccTTATAACTGTAGTTCCTTCTTTCTTCGGGACCACATGAACAGGACTCACCCAAGAGCTATCGGATATGGGATAAATTAACCCGACATCTAACAATTTAACAACCTCTTTCCTAACCACTTCCTTCATTACGGGATTTAGTCTTCTTTGTGGTTGTACCACTGGTTTGTGACCAtcctccatgagaattttatACATACACACCGTAGGGCTAATTCCCTTCAAGTCTTCTATCGCCCATCCCATTGCACTTTTGTGCTTCTTCAAAACCTTGACAAGCTTGTCTTCTTAAGAAACCTCTAGATTAGAGCTTATAATCGCCGATCATTTTCTTTCGGGATCTagaaaaacatatttgagatTTTCAGGCAATTGTTTTAGCTCAACCACTTTCTTGGTTTCATCTTTCTTTTCCTCAACTTGGGGTTCCCTTAAGTTTACCCATCGGAGTGATCGGGATCCCTTAAAGGGCGGTTGTGTTGCCATCATAGTTAACACTTCCATTTCCTTTTTATCAACTTCTTCAGTGTCTTCAGAGATTGATAGACTTAGAACTCTTTCCAAGGGTAATTTTTGTTCACCTAGAGGATTTTCTTTCAGAACCATTTGATCAATCACCTCTATGTATTGACTGGTGGGCACATCATCTTAGTATTTCATGGTGTTACGCacatcaatttttaactcttcGTCATAAACTTTTAGAGTCATGGTGCCTTCTTCTATATCTATTAAACACCTCCCGGTCTCCAAAAATGGTCTACCAAGAATGAGCGGTATCTCTTCATATTCCGGCATTTCTAAGATCACAAAGTCTACCAGAAAcacaaacttatcaatcttcacaagAACATATTCAACCACTCCATAAGGTCTCTTCACggagtggtcagcaaattgaagtgtcattctaGTATCTTGTACTTTTCCAATCCCCAACCTCTTGTAGATGGATAACGGCATGAGACTCACACTTGCCCCCAAGTCGATAAGGGCCTTTTTGAAAGATTTATCCCCGATAATGCAAGGGATAGTTACTGAGCCTCGATCTTTTTTCTTTAccggaatcttcataccctgcaaaatagcactacaagtttctGTTAGTACAATAGAGTTAGTGTCGGTGCTCCTCCTTTTTGAAATAATATCCTTCATGAATTTAGCATAAGAGGGCATTTTCTCAAGTGCCTCCAAGAACGGAATGTTAATCTCAAGCTTTTTGAACAACTCCAAGAATTTCTCGAAGTTCTTCTCATGTTGctctttcttcttatttcttgtggGGAAAGGGAGTTTGACAACCGACTTTGATTCACTAACTTTTTCTTTAACCACTGGTTTAGGTACCGTTACCTCTTCACTAaaaacctcattttcttttatctccaaatcaacttcaagcaattggTCTTCTTTTTCACAATCTTTTACAGGGACTTCTTTTGCCTTACCACTCCTTGTGGTTACCGCACTCACATTTTTATGCTCTCTTGGATTTGTAATTGTAGCACTCGGTAATGCACCTGGTGTTTGCGAACCCGTGAGTTGTTGAGCAATTTGACTCATTTTCACTTCCAGAATTTTTATTGAAGCACCAGTGTTTCTCAGATTACTTCTAGTCTCCTCTTGAAACTGTGAACTTTGAGCTGCCATTTTTTCACTAGCAATTTCCCAATATGCTTTTCTTGGAACCtgttgttgaaattgttgttggGATTGGTGAAACTGCTGCTGGTAAGGTTACTGTTGTTGTGGTCGATACTGTTGTTGTGGTTGGCTTTGATACTGGGTGGGCGCTTGCGTCTGAGCATTTCCTTGCTGGTCCTTCCAAGAAAAgtttggatgatttttccatccagGATTATAAGTATTGGAGTAAGGATTGTTCTGCTTTAGAAAATTAATCTCTTCTACCTGTTGAGCAGTTGCCACACAATGCATGGCGAAGTGAGGACCTccacaaatttcacaactaacAGCTTGAATAGGTTGGACCGGTTGCACTTGTGCCACCGTTTGAGTGTCAAAAGTCATTTTCTTGAGTCTTCTCTCTACTTCAGCtgttatttgatcttccatcttcatAACTTGATTTGCTAGTTTGAGATCAATGATACCTTCAGGTTGACTTACACTGCGGTGATAGAgttccagatgctcatttgctgcaatggCTGTTGTAAAATTTGTTAAGCCACCGACAACTGTGTctatgagttgcttagtcttcattcTAAGTCCATTCACAAAATTTTGCATCTGCTCAGTTGTATCCATATTATGGgtaggacatgcaaccaacaatcgcttgaacctcttgtaagcgtctccaagtgactctccttccttctgtttgaaattaacaatatcatatctcttgcggatatacacagaagcagggaagtactcattcaaaaatgtagtctccatttgttgccaagcTGTTATGCTTCCCGCGGGTAAAGAGTAAAACCACTCTTCGGCATCTTCCGACAGTGTAAACGGGAATATCACCAACTTTTTAGCTTCCTCTGAGTGTCCCTCAATTTTTAACGATGTCTTCGtggtcagaaatctttgtaaatgcttattggcatcttcattgatttttctgGAGAACGGTCTCCTTTCGAGTTGACGAATCGTTGAAGGGTGCAGCTGAAAGTGATCAACATTTACCGGTTGGTTCACAATTGTTAAACTTCCAGTAGTAGCATTTTCACCCCCATAATCACCCAAAAGTCTTTCTGCAGGAGGTGGTGGAGCTTCAACCATTGGTTCAGAAACGGCTTCGAAGTCTTCCGAATGAACTGAAACAGCTTCTTCTTTTTCAGACTCAGAAACAATAGGAGTTACTTCTGAAAGTTCCAGCCTAGCTTTTCTTCGTCTTGCAAGCAATAATCTTTCAGGTTCTGTGTCAAAATgaaattcagctgaggccttacctcgcatacacagattagaaTATTATTAGAATAAACAATAATACAGAAAAATTTAGTTGCAGAAcaacaaaattccaattgaattatttttcaaattatatttttggcagtccccggcaacggtgtcaaaaacttgatcggtaaaatagcaagtgtactatttgcaccaatgtagtaataaaaaggtagttatcccgagtatcgatctcgaggactgcgtagtAAGTATCAACAtttataataattcaattgaaaAAAAGAGCATATGGggtttgatgattgttttcaCAAATAATAAGAAATACAAATATAAAGCGTATAAAAACTGTTTAACCAAGATGAGAAAGCATGCTAGGGAAagatgtatgaattgctttgtAATAAACTTCTTCCATATTATATAACATCTATGTTGTAATAATTCAAAATCGTTTCTCACGAgttgttttctctaattccttagccgaaaaccattaacagtcaatttcaatcctaattccttagttatTCAAATTGTTGTTATGAAATATGTAATTGATCAAGAATTAACGGTGACCACTgtttgatcctcattcctaagtgattaaacacgggttttattatacaacaagcgataaggtggtttgtctgacctaaaccttaaccagagatcagaatttcatttgtccgataaaataaagcattacgagtgttgtataataatttgaattaataaAACATCGATGATTATAAGAACATAGATAAAAGATTCATACAttagcaattcagggacaccccctatcattggggggtttagcctctcataatattcaaagacagtaaattacaaattagagacattacaatttgttgttgatgaaggttgatcttcaatctcttccaATCTTGAAGATCTCTTTTCCTCTAAACACTTTGCAAGGTCGCCTCTTCTTTCTGTCTCTTTTCTTCCACGATCAAAAAGTCCCTTTTCTCTGTGCCCAAATTCAAACTAAATAGCTTCCAGACAACTGAAAACATTGCGAAATGCCCAAACTGCCCTCCGGACGTACAAAGGGgttaaaatatgaaaaatcagcaaatggggcgaaatggccaacacaggccgtgtcaggtgacactgCTGCCCGTGTTGGCTCCACTGTAAGTCTATCCTACCTCCCATGCagacacgggccatgtcagctgacacgggcacccgtgtcagccccctgttttcAGGGATTCCATTGGTTGTTTCTACACTTGCTGACATGGGTCGTGTCAGatgacacgggcacccgtgtcagccccctgttttGTCTAATTTTCGCTTTTCATTAAGTCTTTGACCTCTATTCTTCCAGTACGCAACTTTCGGACTTGTTATTTGACCTGGAAACCAAACAATATACacagaaacgcataaaatgcgacgAACAAAGAAAAGCTACTAATGCAACATAAAACAAGTGGAAATTCATAAAATGCAATAAACTAAAGAGCAAAATGTTACCGATTCATGAAGATTCAATGCTGGATagatgatgaaaactaagtgtaaatggtgaccgatcaggAATCAAGCCAGGATGACAACTCTCCCACTCTCCTTTAATCTGATTACCACTAGGGCTGAATCCCCATACACATCAAGGATTTTAATTCTTAAATCATTGgcctcttcaagacccatgatacaagcttcatattctgccatattatttgtgcaatcaaacatcaatcttaaaatgaaagggatatgagaacccATAGGAGTATTAATGATTGCCCTaattccattaccataagcattaacagctccatcaaacactaaaACCCACCGGGATCCAGGATTTGGCCCTTCTTCAGGCAACGGTTCATCGCAATCTTTATATTTtaagtacataacatcttcatcagggaagtcaaacatgttggattgataatcatcaattggctggtgagccaaatgatctgcGAGAATGCTTCCTTTTATTGCTTTATGAGTACGGTACTCGATATCATATTCAGACAAAAACATTTGGCAACGAGTTATCCTTCCGTCAAAGCAGGATTTTCAAAGATATAtttgattagatccattttggatatcaactaagtggtatgattgatcatatactggcgtaaatgTTTGGCAGCCCAGGCTAAAccacaacaagtcttctcaagcatagaataccgagactCATAGTCTGTCAACTTCTTACTTAGATAGTAGATGACATTCTCTTTTCTACTagtttcatcttgttgtccaagcACACAACCCATGGACCCTTCTAACACAGtgaaatacataatcaaaggttTTCCTTGCACTAGAGGAGACAAGATAGGAGGTCCAAGGAGATACTCCTTGATGTTGTGAAAAGCTTTATGACAGTCCTCTATccaaacacaaccttgatcttCCCAGAGAAGCTTGAAAATTGGCCCACACGTGGCAAtcatgtgagatatgaatctggaTAAATAATTCAGACGCCCGAGGAACCCTCTGACTTACTTTTTTGTCTTTGGTGCATACATATCTTGAATAGCTCTGACTTTATCAGGATCTACTACAATACCTCTCTGGATGACAATGAAACCCAATAGCTTTCCCGgatgaacaccaaaagtacacttattaaAATTCAACCAgagtttgaactttctcaatcgctgaaacagcttcaacaaatactcaacgTGATCTTCTGTAGTCTTTTACTTGGCAATCATATCACCAACATAGACTTTTATCTCTTTGCGCATCATGTCAAAGAAAAGGGAATTCATGGCtctttggtacgttgcaccaacattctttaaaccgaaaggcatcactatataacataatgttccccagggtgtaataaatgttgttttttccatgtcctcaggcgccatcttgATATGATTATAACTGGAGAACCCATCTATAaaggagaagacattgaacttagatgtattatctaccaacatgtcaatgtgtggcagaggaaaatcatctttcggaatGACTTTGTTCAAATCACTATAATTAACACACATCTaaactttaccatctttctttggaacgAGTACAATGTTAGCCACTCATTTAGGGTATTCAACCGTAACAAGGAATCCAACATCAATCagtttttgcacttcttctttaatcttgacAACCATATCAAGGTGAGTTTTTCTCAACTTTTATTTaaccggcgggcattctggcatcaacggtaatctatgctccacaatattaGTATCAAGACCTAATATATCTTAATAAGACCAAGAAATCACATCCACATATTCTCTAAGAAActctaccatcctcttcttaacatctggacaaagCAGTGCCCCAATATTAACTTCTTTCTTGTTATCTTCGGAACCCAGATTAATCACTTCCAACAGCTCTTTATGAGGCTGAATGGTCTTCTCCTCTTGCTCAATCAACCgagaaatctcatcaggaatctcttcatcatcctctCCTTCCATTTCGAACACAAgaaattcaaagttgggagataGCATAAGGTCGttgttttcaatgggtttaacaattaatctgcaaaatgattttatgcttgattttagaatatgaacaaataaacgcacattgtgatacagatataaaagtgattattatcttgttttttatgttaccattttttccaaaaaaataaaaaaggaaaaacataatatggataaacgaaataacattttattaatgatgacAAAATCTAAAACAAAGCCCTCACAGATCcactttcaccttgggcatagtgaaaggattttAAAAATGACAAATAAAACATATTACTTCGATAAGGGAATAACATAATGAATTTCAATAACAATTCAGTTTTGGCATATCGATCCACGTGTCATAAAGTTTGGCACTCCTTGCTCTTCACTATCTTCTAAAATTACAATAGCAAACTGATTTCTGGAATGAATAAAGCTAGAACTGTGAAACACCTCCAGAATTCACTTCAAATCTCTCCGGGTTGCACCAGGTGAAAAACCCAAACCAGCTTTGTTCCTGTTCTTTGCAAGCTCAACAATTTGTCCCTACTTAACAGATTGACCATTCTTCAACACATGTTGGGAAGCCTTCAAGGATGACGTCGATTCACCATTCTTCTTATCAATAATATTATCAATATAAAATGCTTGAAACAACATCCACTCAGCTTCATTGACATCAATGTACGAAAATAAAGAGAGATGGCTCACCAACATGGCCTGCTCTCCATCCATAGTCACTAACTTCCCATCCTTCAtaaacttcaacttctggtgtagagtTCACGTAACTGCCCCAACCTCATGAATCCACAAACGTCCTAAGAGAAAACTGCAGGAAggatgaatatccatcacttgaaaagtgatctgaaATAAGCACAGACCTATCAttattgggagatcaacttccctAATTATAGTCTTCCTTGAGCCACTAGAATccttcacaacaactccactgaATCTCATCGGACCACCTTGATAAGAAAGCTTATACATTATGGATTTaggaagaacattcagagaagaaccaatatccactagcacattggacagggcatctTCCTAAATATTCATAGAGATATGTAGGGCCAAATTGTGGTTCCTCCCCTGTTTGGGAAGCTCTTCATCACCGATGCTCACATTGTTACATGCGGTAATATTGGCCATAATGCCATCAAATTGACCGATCGTTACATCGTGGTCCATGTAGGCCTACTCTAGGACCTTATGAAATCCTCTCGGTGAGGTTCTGAACTCATTAGTTAAGATAATACGAATATCTTGGACGGAGTGTGCAACAACTGGTCTACCACATtgaaatcactcttcttgatcatTTTTAGCACTTCATCTTGATCAGCATTCTGATTCACACTGCTGGATTGGCCGACTTATATAATAGGAGTTTTCTCTTAAGTTTATATCTCTATCACCACATCTTCAGTCGTCTTAGGAGTTACATCAGCAAATACccgaccacttcgggtcacacCATTTACATCGACAATGTTTACAATAGATGAGAAAGCAGGAATAGGCCCCTCTTTATCGTATTCCaccatagtagcattatacttataaggcacaactttatcagactTGTAAGGCGTATGACCCGCCATATGTATAACCAATGGAGAAACATCAATCTTCTGACCATCATATGCAATCACAACCTGTTATAGGAGATTAAAATGGGGAACTATGACGTTCACCTCATGCTCATCTTCATTTCTATCCCTTGTAACCTGAATAAGGTTTTGATCCAACATTTATTGTAAGTCTCTTTTCACTACAGACCATGGCAAGAAGaatggtcatgctcataatagCTCAATTCACATAAAGTAGTGTGCATTTCAACCAAGGATCTTCTGATCAGATTGATGTCGAAAACTCTGTACTTTCTTGGACATCCTTCGACCATATGCACAACTGCATTGATTTTTTTGGGCAACAGATTAGCTTGTACATTGGGACTAGAGTCTTCAAATAAGAAGATACCACTTTGCATTAACCTTCTCACCTCAGCTTTCAAAGCAAAAAAAATTCTCAATATCTTGGCCAGGTGCTCTTTGGTGGAATGCACAATGTTGatcgggtttataccaccacaAAAGCTCTTTTGGAACAGCTGGTAAGGTTCTGGTTTGTACCAAGTTCACCTGAATTAGAGTAGGAAATAACTTTGTATAGGTCATTAGTATTGGATCAAATTGTGCGGGCCTCTGGGCATAATTTTGTTGATTCGTTCATTGCTAAAAACATGGTTGATAACTCGGTGCTACGTGAACGACTGAAGCAGAATTAATAACTGGAGTTACAGACGCCACATGCTGCTGACATTGACTGTTCCTCGAAATCCTCCTACGTTTCTCTTGCGAGATAGTGTTACCATGATGTTCCTTCTTTTTGGGTAACCCATTCTCATACTTTTTGGAACTCTCGGCCAAACCATTTTCTTTCAATCGTCCTTCACAGACACTCCCTTCTAATCTCAAGCCAATATTTACCATTTCATTAAAGTCACTAGGCGCACTTACCACCATcctttcataatagaaagaactCAACATCTTCAAAAACATCTTTTTCATTTCCTTTTTTTTTCCAACGGAGGACTAACCTATGCAGCGATCCCGCACCATCTTTGTGCGTATTCCTTGAAAGTTTCTTTATCTTATAAGGACATAGCACGGAGTTGATCCCTATCCGGTGCCACTTCGACATTATATTTGTACTAGAGAACAAAAGtctcacctaggtcattgaaatTTTGGATTTAAGTGCTATCGATCCCCATATACCATTTCAAAGCAGtaccagtcaaactgtcttgaaagtaatggatCAGTAATTGATAGTTGTCAATCTGAGTCGACATCTTACGAGCGTACATCACCAGATGACTCAGAGGACAAGAGTTACTTTTATACTTTTATAAATTTGGAACCTTGAATTTATGCGaaatcttcacatt encodes:
- the LOC127131591 gene encoding uncharacterized protein LOC127131591, coding for MAAQSSQFQEETRSNLRNTGASIKILEVKMSQIAQQLTGSQTPGALPSATITNPREHKNVSAVTTRSGKAKEVPVKDCEKEDQLLEVDLEIKENEVFSEEVTVPKPVVKEKVSESKSVVKLPFPTRNKKKEQHEKNFEKFLELFKKLEINIPFLEALEKMPSYAKFMKDIISKRRSTDTNSIVLTETCSAILQGMKIPVKKKDRGSVTIPCIIGDKSFKKALIDLGASVSLMPLSIYKRLGIGKVQDTRMTLQFADHSVKRPYGVVEYVLVKIDKFVFLVDFVILEMPEYEEIPLILGRPFLETGRCLIDIEEGTMTLKVYDEELKIDVRNTMKY